One window from the genome of Salvelinus sp. IW2-2015 linkage group LG30, ASM291031v2, whole genome shotgun sequence encodes:
- the aqp10b gene encoding aquaporin-10b — MDRLLNKFRIRSSLARECLAECLGVYIMILFGCGSVAQVTTSENSKGHYLSINLGFALGTTFGVYVSRGVSGAHLNPAVSLSLCFLGRHPWTRLPFYVFFQILGAFMAAATVALQYYDAIQLYSGGHLTVSGPKATAGIFSTYPADYLSLWGGIMDQVVGTAALMVCILALGDSRNSPAPADLQPVLVGAVVLVIGVSMGSNSGYALNPARDIGPRLFTYIAGWGDEVFRAGHSWWWVPLVATCAGALVGTLIYELLIEVHHPEKGLISESSAQGQATESRQAVELNPEKKDPKDGLDGTIM; from the exons ATGGACCGACTGCTAAATAAATTTCGAATCAGGAGTAGCCTTGCCAGAGAGTGTTTGGCAGAGTGCCTGGGGGTCTACATCATGATT CTGTTTGGATGTGGCTCCGTTGCCCAGGTAACGACATCTGAAAACAGTAAAGGTCACTACCTGTCAATCAATCTGGGTTTCGCTCTGGGAACCACCTTTGGAGTCTATGTTTCCCGTGGGGTGTCAG GTGCTCACCTGAACCCTGCAGTGTCTCTCAGCCTCTGCTTTCTGGGCAGGCATCCTTGGACACGCCTGCCTTTCTACGTCTTCTTCCAGATTCTGGGGGCCTTTATGGCTGCTGCCACCGTAGCCCTGCAGTACTATG ATGCTATACAGTTATACAGTGGTGGTCACCTGACTGTGAGCGGTCCCAAAGCCACAGCAGGCATCTTCTCCACATACCCTGCTGACTACCTGAGCCTGTGGGGGGGCATCATGGACCAG GTGGTGGGCACGGCTGCTCTCATGGTGTGTATCCTGGCTCTGGGGGACAGCAGGAACAGCCCGGCGCCTGCAGATCTGCAGCCGGTGCTGGTGGGGGCTGTGGTGTTGGTGATCGGAGTCTCCATGGGCTCCAACAGCGGCTATGCCCTTAACCCAGCCAGAGACATTGGGCCTAGACTGTTCACATACATTGCTGGCTGGGGGGATGAGGTGTTTAG GGCGGGACATAGTTGGTGGTGGGTGCCTTTAGTGGCCACTTGTGCCGGCGCTCTGGTAGGCACACTGATCTACGAGCTCCTCATTGAGGTCCACCATCCAGAGAAGGGGCTCATCTCGGAGTCCTCAGCCCAAGGACAAGCCACTGAGAGCAGGCAGGCAGTGGAGCTAAATCCAGAAAAAAAAGACCCTAAGGATGGACTTGATGGGACCATCATGTGA